The following proteins come from a genomic window of Gimesia sp.:
- a CDS encoding PmoA family protein, translating to MSQLFPDCQIVPLPDFQFAFQIKGKERLRWHHSPEYSRPFFYPLTGPAGVPLTRIGHPGAPNHDHHRSVWFAHHRVLGINFWAENTGATIRQKRWISIDETDAEAILAVELDWIDGHDPAPLLRQEMIAAVRTNEADELFLELQTTFHPTAAALEFQKTNFGFLAVRVARSISSYFGAGTITSSTGQVGEKNIFGKPANWMDYSGPVTPEVTEGITYFFHPDNPVAGTEKPVCWHVREDGWMGAAPCMHGPLETTRQSPLTFRFLLHAHANQLHADQAERIYQTFAASPVYQIRKPEKRHTTATVVRKP from the coding sequence ATGAGCCAGCTGTTTCCCGACTGCCAGATTGTTCCGCTCCCCGATTTTCAGTTTGCGTTTCAGATCAAGGGAAAGGAGCGACTCAGGTGGCATCACTCTCCTGAATATTCGCGTCCCTTCTTTTATCCGCTTACGGGACCGGCGGGAGTTCCGTTAACACGGATCGGACATCCGGGGGCGCCGAACCATGACCACCATCGTTCGGTCTGGTTTGCCCATCACCGGGTGCTGGGGATTAATTTCTGGGCGGAAAACACGGGAGCGACCATCAGGCAGAAGCGCTGGATCAGTATTGATGAGACCGACGCTGAAGCGATCCTGGCGGTCGAACTGGACTGGATTGATGGCCACGATCCGGCTCCCCTGCTAAGACAGGAAATGATCGCCGCTGTCAGGACGAATGAGGCAGACGAGTTGTTCCTGGAACTGCAGACCACGTTCCATCCCACTGCAGCTGCTCTTGAATTTCAGAAAACCAATTTCGGTTTTCTGGCGGTGCGGGTAGCGCGTTCGATTTCAAGCTACTTCGGAGCCGGGACGATCACCAGCAGTACAGGACAGGTCGGGGAAAAGAATATCTTTGGCAAACCGGCAAACTGGATGGACTATTCCGGCCCGGTGACTCCCGAAGTCACGGAGGGAATCACTTATTTCTTCCATCCCGATAATCCAGTGGCAGGCACGGAGAAGCCGGTCTGCTGGCATGTCCGCGAGGATGGCTGGATGGGAGCTGCGCCCTGTATGCACGGGCCACTGGAAACGACGCGTCAGTCTCCGCTGACCTTTCGCTTTCTGCTGCACGCCCATGCGAATCAGCTGCACGCTGACCAGGCGGAACGAATCTACCAGACTTTTGCTGCCAGTCCGGTCTACCAGATTAGGAAGCCCGAGAAACGTCACACGACGGCGACAGTCGTTCGCAAACCCTGA
- the rpoD gene encoding RNA polymerase sigma factor RpoD — MHRLDARLNELIENGIKQGYLTYDQVSAYLPDEALNPEKLDNLLLTIEEIDLDIIPDQVITVLQPEKPKGRTRTDDLSRKIDDPVRMYLTQMGEIPLLTRDEEIRLAKKIEITRRRFRRELLSSDYAMRQAIDILDKVHKTELPFDRTIKVSVTEGLEKNQILGRMPHNLKTLEYLSSKNNADFQRFIDPEMTKTQRREAYATLMKRRRKMATLIEELSLRTQRLQIGMKRLEQISQRMTELEDQIRDLDDLRVKNSKDDRANLERELQDLVMMTMETPETLRERVKAVKQRYLDYETAMRELSGGNLRLVVSIAKKYRNRGLSFLDLIQEGNTGLMRAVDKYEYRRGYKFSTYATWWIRQAITRAIADQARTIRIPVHMIETMSKLRKVSKQLLQENGREPTLEETAEVAGISLEETRRVLKISRHPISLDRPVGESEDSYFGDFIEDSDSDSPVNTASQEMLKDKIDHVLKTLTYREREIIKLRFGLGDGYTYTLEEVGRIFKVTRERVRQIEAKAVRKLQHPVRSKQLQGFIEGLVPDWGQTESEEESADTTASASI, encoded by the coding sequence GTGCACCGACTCGACGCCCGATTGAATGAACTGATTGAAAATGGAATAAAGCAGGGTTATCTGACTTATGATCAGGTCAGCGCTTATCTGCCCGATGAAGCGCTGAATCCTGAGAAGCTGGATAACCTCCTGCTGACCATTGAGGAAATCGACTTAGACATTATTCCCGATCAGGTCATCACGGTGCTCCAGCCGGAGAAACCGAAGGGACGTACCCGTACCGATGACCTTTCCCGGAAAATCGATGATCCGGTTCGGATGTACCTCACACAGATGGGGGAAATTCCGCTGCTGACCCGGGACGAAGAAATACGCCTGGCGAAGAAAATCGAAATCACCCGTCGTCGCTTCCGCCGCGAGCTGCTCAGCAGCGACTACGCCATGCGGCAGGCCATCGACATTCTGGACAAGGTTCACAAAACCGAGCTGCCGTTCGACCGGACGATTAAAGTCTCAGTCACCGAAGGTCTGGAAAAGAATCAGATTCTGGGGCGGATGCCTCACAACCTGAAAACCCTGGAATATCTCAGCAGTAAGAACAATGCTGACTTCCAGCGGTTCATCGATCCGGAAATGACCAAGACTCAGCGGCGTGAAGCGTATGCGACGCTGATGAAACGCCGCCGGAAAATGGCAACTCTGATCGAAGAGCTCAGCCTGCGGACGCAACGTCTGCAGATCGGCATGAAGCGTCTCGAACAGATTTCACAGCGAATGACCGAACTGGAAGATCAGATCCGGGATCTCGATGATCTCCGCGTCAAGAACTCCAAAGACGATCGTGCAAACCTCGAACGGGAATTGCAGGATCTGGTCATGATGACAATGGAAACACCGGAAACCCTGCGGGAACGCGTCAAAGCGGTCAAGCAGCGTTACCTCGATTACGAAACAGCGATGCGTGAACTGTCAGGCGGTAACCTGCGTCTGGTGGTTTCGATCGCCAAGAAATACCGCAATCGCGGCCTGAGCTTCCTGGACCTGATTCAGGAAGGCAATACCGGCCTCATGCGTGCGGTCGACAAATATGAGTATCGTCGTGGTTATAAATTCTCGACATACGCTACCTGGTGGATTCGTCAGGCCATTACCCGGGCGATTGCAGACCAGGCACGAACCATTCGTATTCCTGTGCACATGATCGAGACCATGTCCAAACTGCGTAAAGTCAGCAAGCAGCTGCTGCAGGAAAATGGACGTGAGCCCACCCTGGAAGAAACGGCAGAAGTCGCCGGCATCAGCCTCGAAGAGACCCGCCGCGTACTCAAGATTTCGCGACATCCGATCAGTCTGGACCGTCCCGTCGGCGAGAGCGAAGACAGCTACTTCGGTGACTTCATCGAGGACTCCGATTCGGACAGCCCGGTTAACACCGCCAGCCAGGAAATGCTTAAGGACAAGATTGATCATGTCCTGAAAACACTCACTTATCGTGAGCGGGAGATCATCAAACTGCGGTTTGGTCTGGGAGACGGATACACCTACACGCTGGAAGAAGTCGGTCGGATCTTCAAAGTGACGCGGGAACGTGTCCGCCAGATCGAAGCCAAGGCGGTACGCAAGCTGCAACATCCGGTTCGCAGCAAACAGCTGCAGGGCTTTATCGAAGGCCTGGTCCCCGACTGGGGCCAGACGGAGTCCGAAGAGGAATCCGCGGATACAACGGCCTCAGCCAGTATCTGA
- a CDS encoding prenyltransferase/squalene oxidase repeat-containing protein, which translates to MNQQPYLVHLALRLATGLEQFSASDLEKHRSFICSQQQPDGGFSGREGGSDLYYTGFAVRSLGILGGLEPGETESLCGYLKSFSLETLTTIDLLSWLYCALIVQASGGPDVLAEVPENWNTRIAERLETLRTEDGGYAKSDQGALGSTYHSFLIVLIYQLIGVDVPSPNRLIQFLYDMQRDDGGFVEIAPMKRSGTNPTAAAVATLIILEAMDDELKSDVRDFLNQVKSSEGGFQANTRIPFADGLSTFTGLLTAQDLGLNEIMDLEQVRKFMQEWLEFPTGGFRGASWDEQADVEYTFYGLGVLALLGQAAQ; encoded by the coding sequence ATGAACCAGCAACCCTATTTAGTGCATCTTGCTTTGCGACTGGCTACAGGCCTGGAACAATTCTCTGCCTCCGATCTGGAGAAGCATCGCAGCTTCATTTGTTCCCAGCAGCAGCCCGATGGTGGTTTTTCCGGGAGAGAGGGAGGCTCAGACCTTTATTACACGGGATTTGCCGTTCGCAGTCTCGGAATTCTGGGAGGTCTGGAGCCGGGAGAAACGGAATCCCTCTGCGGTTATCTGAAGAGCTTTTCGCTGGAAACTCTTACCACGATTGATCTTTTGAGCTGGTTGTACTGCGCGTTAATCGTTCAGGCTTCCGGGGGCCCCGATGTGCTGGCTGAGGTGCCTGAAAACTGGAACACCCGGATTGCGGAACGGCTCGAAACGCTGCGAACTGAAGATGGTGGTTATGCGAAATCGGACCAGGGCGCGCTGGGAAGTACCTATCACAGCTTCCTGATCGTGTTGATCTATCAGTTGATCGGTGTGGATGTTCCGTCGCCGAACCGGCTGATCCAGTTCCTGTATGACATGCAGCGGGATGATGGCGGCTTCGTCGAAATTGCTCCCATGAAACGCAGCGGTACTAATCCGACCGCGGCTGCCGTCGCGACTCTGATCATCCTGGAAGCGATGGATGACGAGTTGAAGTCAGATGTCAGGGACTTTCTGAACCAGGTCAAAAGTTCTGAGGGAGGATTTCAGGCCAATACCCGCATTCCGTTTGCGGATGGCCTGTCAACCTTTACCGGATTACTGACCGCGCAGGACCTGGGATTAAACGAGATCATGGATCTGGAACAGGTCCGGAAATTCATGCAGGAATGGCTTGAGTTTCCGACCGGTGGGTTCCGCGGTGCCAGTTGGGACGAACAGGCCGATGTGGAATATACGTTTTATGGCCTGGGAGTGCTCGCGTTACTTGGACAGGCGGCTCAATAA
- a CDS encoding pectate lyase, producing the protein MTVLTWCRLLKCLLLICVFVWGMGAQNALQAEISVDEAQQAMRRATDYFTTQVSTEGGYLWHYSRDLKYREGEGRARDTMVWVQPPGTPTVGVAYLEAYQKTGQPYLLKAARAAGEALIKGQLKSGGWNYYIDFERRAQMQYRFDGGGPKVRNTTTFDDNTSQSALHFLILLDQELKFKDKAVHGAVMYALDAFLKAQYPNGGWPQRYDEFPDPQDYPVLKASYPESWSRTFPKQKYLNYYTFNDNAIEDLVNVMFLAHHVYQEDRYREAALKAGDFILLAQMPEPQPAWAQQYNQQMQPAWARKFEPPAVTGGESQGIIKTLMQIYIYTGDKKYLAPIPKALAYLKKSELPGGKLARFYELKTNRPLYFTKKYELTYKDNDLPTHYGFIIDSKVDSLENRYEKLLKASPEKLKSQQFPQRRLRLTPSLAARAQSVVNALNKDGAWLVQGDIRSADLDNVPIIDTRVFVRNLSTLAEFIAASQQD; encoded by the coding sequence ATGACTGTGCTCACCTGGTGTCGTCTGTTGAAATGTCTGCTGTTGATCTGCGTCTTCGTCTGGGGGATGGGAGCACAGAATGCACTGCAGGCTGAGATCTCGGTGGATGAAGCACAACAGGCAATGCGTCGTGCGACAGACTACTTCACCACTCAAGTCTCGACCGAGGGCGGCTATCTCTGGCACTACAGTCGGGATCTGAAATACCGGGAAGGGGAAGGCCGTGCCCGTGATACCATGGTTTGGGTGCAACCTCCGGGAACACCCACTGTGGGAGTGGCTTACCTCGAAGCATATCAGAAAACCGGTCAACCCTATCTCTTGAAAGCAGCGCGAGCTGCCGGTGAAGCTCTGATTAAGGGACAACTCAAATCCGGGGGCTGGAACTATTACATCGATTTCGAACGCCGGGCTCAGATGCAGTATCGTTTTGACGGAGGTGGTCCCAAGGTTCGGAACACAACGACCTTCGACGACAACACCTCGCAATCCGCGCTCCACTTTCTGATCCTGCTCGATCAGGAGCTGAAGTTCAAAGACAAAGCCGTGCACGGAGCCGTGATGTATGCCCTGGATGCATTTTTAAAAGCACAGTATCCCAACGGGGGTTGGCCGCAGCGCTACGACGAATTTCCCGATCCTCAAGACTATCCCGTGCTCAAAGCCAGCTATCCGGAAAGCTGGTCGCGTACCTTTCCCAAACAGAAATACCTGAATTATTACACCTTCAACGACAATGCCATCGAAGATCTGGTCAATGTGATGTTCCTGGCGCATCACGTCTATCAGGAGGACCGATATCGCGAAGCGGCTCTGAAAGCGGGAGACTTTATCCTCCTCGCGCAGATGCCCGAACCGCAGCCGGCGTGGGCACAGCAGTACAATCAGCAGATGCAGCCAGCCTGGGCGCGTAAATTCGAACCACCGGCGGTCACCGGAGGCGAGTCGCAGGGAATTATCAAAACGCTGATGCAGATTTATATTTACACCGGCGACAAAAAATATCTGGCACCGATCCCAAAAGCACTGGCCTATCTGAAGAAGTCAGAACTGCCCGGCGGTAAGCTGGCCCGCTTTTACGAACTGAAAACCAACCGACCGCTTTACTTCACTAAAAAATATGAACTGACCTACAAAGACAACGATCTGCCCACTCACTATGGTTTCATCATCGATTCCAAAGTCGATTCGCTCGAAAACCGTTACGAGAAACTGCTGAAGGCATCGCCTGAAAAACTCAAATCGCAGCAGTTCCCGCAACGTCGTCTGCGCTTAACACCCTCCCTGGCCGCGCGGGCACAGTCTGTGGTCAACGCGTTGAACAAAGACGGCGCCTGGCTCGTTCAGGGAGATATCCGCAGTGCCGATCTCGACAATGTGCCCATCATCGATACGCGGGTCTTTGTCCGGAATCTCTCGACGCTTGCTGAATTTATTGCTGCGAGTCAACAGGATTAA
- a CDS encoding sugar phosphate isomerase/epimerase, with protein MSPFRFSLNASTIRTTPLLDKIRVTAEAGYGGIELWFDEVEQYLAEGGKLETISQALKDGGLAVPTMIMLRDWWSATEEEYPRVFQTCLDRIKLASQLGAEYVIACPHRDKNPDYDLGAKRYRDLLEAGIEAGAKPAVEFLGFVADVTTIEDALRVVEKSRHPAATLVLDPFHVFRGGGSMETIAHLKPEQIAISHFNDAVDTLPRETQMDPDRVLPGDGHLDLVHYCRLLKQIGYEGWLSLELFREDLWEQDPLQVAQVGLERMQIVAEHA; from the coding sequence ATGAGCCCTTTCCGCTTTAGCCTGAACGCCAGTACGATCCGTACCACACCGCTGCTCGATAAAATCCGCGTCACTGCCGAAGCTGGATACGGGGGAATTGAACTCTGGTTTGATGAAGTCGAACAGTACCTGGCTGAGGGAGGGAAACTGGAAACGATCTCGCAGGCTCTCAAAGATGGCGGACTGGCGGTTCCGACGATGATCATGTTACGCGACTGGTGGTCAGCGACGGAGGAAGAGTATCCGCGTGTATTTCAGACCTGTCTGGATCGCATCAAGCTGGCCTCTCAACTGGGGGCGGAATATGTGATTGCCTGCCCGCATCGCGATAAGAATCCGGACTACGACCTGGGTGCGAAACGGTATCGCGATTTGCTGGAAGCGGGTATCGAAGCCGGTGCGAAGCCAGCGGTTGAGTTCCTGGGCTTCGTTGCTGATGTCACCACCATTGAAGATGCATTGCGGGTGGTCGAAAAGTCGAGACATCCCGCAGCGACCCTCGTACTCGATCCGTTTCACGTATTCCGGGGAGGCGGTTCCATGGAGACCATCGCGCATCTCAAGCCCGAACAAATCGCGATTTCCCATTTCAATGATGCCGTCGATACCCTGCCTCGCGAAACCCAGATGGATCCAGACCGCGTCCTTCCCGGCGACGGGCACCTGGACCTGGTACATTACTGCCGCCTGCTGAAGCAGATTGGTTACGAGGGCTGGCTCTCACTGGAACTGTTCCGCGAAGATCTCTGGGAACAGGATCCGTTACAGGTGGCGCAGGTCGGCCTGGAACGGATGCAGATCGTAGCCGAGCACGCCTGA
- a CDS encoding BBP7 family outer membrane beta-barrel protein encodes MSRTSWKVMMITPFRLSALLVLLCSTGLPLATRSVVAGDKDSVEYVMHGDADMAGEEYMNDPGLFSGMHTYSRSLVRQLPVDRGWTYDSPIDKQIGNMFKSSKLKLEYLHWSLKGPDDVLLGTPILGVTDSTQPNSVFDRSTGIARGNGVELDYNDQSMDTNGMRAALEFALPEGSLEWNVWGIFKNESIRPTDSIFATQANSVPDDDLVVVTNFKINGAPASNTNVYDTSYTINLDTQMAGTGINYIMDPHLPGEGFRLQPMFGFRFIDLQETMNQVGVDSGGGIGLPRTTTIYSKTENRVFGPSLGARTEFKHSRFTIGAEPKFTFGFNRNTNQVATEQLFQPSDPRIVTVDKNNEFSPTFQISLYAKVNVNEHFRCFVGYDYLFVGQISRAFNIIDYNEDRTAANPAVGTRVRDDNSKFSADGITAGIELIW; translated from the coding sequence ATGAGTCGCACATCCTGGAAAGTAATGATGATTACTCCATTCAGACTGAGTGCACTACTGGTGCTGCTGTGTTCGACCGGACTGCCTCTGGCAACTCGTTCCGTGGTCGCCGGCGATAAAGACTCCGTAGAATATGTCATGCACGGTGATGCGGACATGGCCGGTGAGGAATACATGAATGATCCCGGGCTCTTTTCCGGCATGCATACTTATTCCCGCTCGCTGGTCCGACAGTTGCCGGTAGATCGCGGGTGGACTTATGACTCTCCGATTGATAAACAGATCGGAAATATGTTTAAGTCTTCCAAGCTGAAACTGGAATATCTGCACTGGTCGTTAAAAGGTCCAGATGACGTGCTGCTGGGAACTCCCATCCTGGGAGTAACCGATTCGACTCAGCCCAATTCGGTATTCGACCGGTCAACGGGAATTGCCCGTGGCAACGGTGTTGAACTGGATTACAACGATCAGTCGATGGATACGAACGGCATGCGTGCCGCTCTGGAATTCGCTCTGCCGGAAGGTAGTCTGGAGTGGAACGTCTGGGGCATTTTCAAAAATGAATCGATTCGTCCTACCGACAGCATTTTTGCCACCCAGGCGAATTCTGTTCCCGACGATGACCTCGTCGTCGTGACCAACTTCAAAATTAATGGAGCTCCCGCTTCGAACACCAACGTGTATGACACCAGCTATACCATCAACCTGGACACACAGATGGCTGGTACCGGGATCAACTATATTATGGATCCGCACCTGCCCGGTGAAGGGTTCCGTTTGCAGCCGATGTTCGGGTTCCGCTTCATCGATCTTCAGGAAACCATGAATCAGGTGGGAGTCGATTCCGGCGGCGGAATTGGTCTGCCGCGGACAACTACGATCTACTCCAAAACCGAGAACCGGGTCTTTGGTCCCAGCCTCGGTGCCCGTACCGAATTCAAGCATAGCCGCTTCACAATCGGTGCCGAACCTAAATTTACCTTCGGTTTCAACCGTAATACCAACCAGGTCGCGACCGAACAACTGTTCCAGCCTTCGGATCCCCGGATTGTCACCGTCGATAAGAACAACGAGTTCTCACCTACATTCCAGATTTCTTTGTACGCCAAAGTGAATGTGAATGAGCACTTTCGTTGCTTCGTCGGATACGACTACCTGTTCGTCGGTCAGATTTCACGTGCCTTCAATATCATTGACTACAATGAAGATCGTACCGCAGCCAATCCAGCCGTCGGTACCCGGGTTCGCGATGACAACAGCAAGTTCTCTGCTGATGGTATTACTGCTGGTATCGAACTGATCTGGTAA
- a CDS encoding C4-type zinc ribbon domain-containing protein, whose translation MSTTAASLKALHHLYLRMHDVNLKLEQGPKRIKLKEQFAQKQEEHLKTVQEQITQLKKQVQQKNLDLQSNEAKILDLKGKLNTASSNKEFDIIKGQIAADQMANSVLEDEILELMDKIDAKDQEAKDWEAKIKTAFADAKKVEQDFESAKASLDEEIRECQAAITDAEQIIPADLKVQFSRLTRSHGAGALANVAGRFCSACNVMIEPQLRVELNSGRLVFCKSCGRLLYMDDTLE comes from the coding sequence ATGTCAACAACTGCTGCCAGTTTGAAAGCCTTACATCATCTCTATCTGAGAATGCATGATGTGAACCTGAAATTGGAACAAGGCCCCAAACGCATCAAGCTGAAAGAACAGTTTGCACAAAAGCAGGAAGAGCACCTCAAGACCGTCCAGGAGCAGATTACTCAGTTAAAGAAACAGGTCCAGCAGAAGAATCTCGACTTACAGTCGAATGAAGCCAAAATTCTGGATCTGAAGGGAAAACTCAATACGGCCTCTTCCAACAAAGAGTTTGACATTATTAAAGGGCAGATCGCCGCTGACCAGATGGCAAACAGCGTACTGGAAGATGAAATCCTCGAACTGATGGATAAAATCGACGCGAAAGATCAGGAAGCGAAAGACTGGGAAGCGAAAATCAAAACCGCTTTTGCAGATGCCAAAAAAGTCGAACAGGACTTTGAATCTGCCAAAGCATCGCTCGATGAAGAAATCCGGGAATGCCAGGCAGCGATCACCGATGCCGAGCAGATCATCCCCGCGGATCTCAAAGTTCAGTTTTCCCGTCTGACTCGCTCTCACGGTGCAGGTGCACTGGCAAATGTGGCGGGCAGGTTCTGCTCTGCCTGTAATGTCATGATCGAGCCTCAGCTGCGGGTCGAGCTGAATTCCGGTCGACTGGTGTTCTGTAAGTCCTGCGGACGTCTGCTCTATATGGACGACACCCTGGAATAA
- a CDS encoding SLC13 family permease, producing MLENYPFVILAIGIATVIGMIIFLKINAFLALITAAMVVSLLGPASADGMNRMKRVAIAFGDSVSGIGIVIALAAIIGKCMMDSGAADRIVRTFLKLMGEKNASFALMGSGFVLAVPVFFDTVFYLLIPLARSLYRSTKRNYLMYVMAIAAGGAITHTLVPPTPGPLAMADNLGVDLGKMIFVGALVALPAAFVGIFFSMFANKKMDIPMREVAEHTEPDPLKEEELPSLVVSLLPIVLPVLLITANTLVNSLLAGGVGPQAFLTSVSPFTSIIGDANFALLVATAISLIILFRQRDLTLLKLGATVEEALMSGGVIILITAGGGAFGKMLTVAQIGPAIQGMFSTEETQVAGMSFLILGFGIAALLKIAQGSSTVAMITTSAMLATMNVNSEMLGFDPVYLATAIGAGSLIGSWMNDSGFWIFCKMSGLTEEEALKSWTPLLLVLGCTSLASTILLSIVWPMS from the coding sequence ATGTTGGAAAACTACCCCTTTGTCATATTGGCGATCGGCATCGCCACTGTGATTGGCATGATCATCTTTCTGAAAATCAATGCCTTTCTGGCGTTGATCACAGCAGCCATGGTCGTCAGCCTGCTGGGCCCCGCGTCAGCAGATGGGATGAACCGCATGAAGCGAGTGGCGATCGCCTTTGGCGACTCGGTTTCCGGGATCGGAATCGTGATTGCGCTGGCTGCGATCATCGGTAAATGCATGATGGACAGCGGCGCCGCAGACAGGATTGTCCGTACGTTTCTCAAGTTGATGGGGGAAAAGAACGCTTCCTTTGCGCTGATGGGAAGTGGCTTCGTCCTGGCGGTACCTGTCTTCTTTGATACGGTGTTCTACCTGTTGATTCCGCTGGCCCGTTCGCTGTATCGCAGCACCAAACGCAATTATCTGATGTACGTGATGGCGATTGCCGCCGGGGGCGCCATCACGCATACACTGGTTCCCCCGACCCCTGGACCACTGGCGATGGCCGATAACCTGGGTGTCGACCTGGGCAAGATGATCTTCGTGGGCGCCCTGGTCGCATTACCGGCTGCTTTTGTAGGGATCTTCTTCAGCATGTTCGCCAATAAAAAAATGGACATCCCCATGCGGGAAGTCGCCGAACATACTGAACCGGATCCGCTGAAAGAGGAAGAACTCCCTTCCCTGGTTGTTTCACTGTTACCGATTGTTCTGCCCGTGCTGTTGATCACGGCCAACACCCTGGTTAACTCCCTGCTGGCTGGCGGCGTCGGTCCCCAGGCATTCCTGACCAGCGTCAGTCCTTTTACTTCGATTATCGGAGACGCCAACTTCGCCCTGCTGGTCGCGACAGCGATTTCGCTGATCATTCTTTTCAGACAACGCGACCTGACACTGCTCAAACTGGGAGCCACTGTTGAAGAAGCCCTGATGAGCGGGGGCGTGATTATTCTGATCACAGCCGGGGGTGGTGCCTTCGGAAAGATGCTGACCGTCGCCCAGATTGGACCGGCGATCCAGGGCATGTTCAGCACCGAAGAAACGCAAGTTGCCGGCATGAGCTTTCTGATTCTCGGTTTCGGCATCGCAGCACTGCTCAAAATCGCCCAGGGTTCCAGTACCGTAGCGATGATTACGACCTCCGCCATGCTGGCGACGATGAACGTCAATTCCGAAATGCTGGGCTTCGATCCGGTTTACCTGGCGACGGCCATCGGTGCAGGTTCGCTGATCGGCTCCTGGATGAACGACAGTGGCTTCTGGATTTTCTGTAAGATGAGCGGTCTTACAGAAGAAGAGGCACTCAAATCATGGACACCTTTATTGCTCGTGCTGGGATGTACCAGCCTGGCATCCACGATCCTGCTGTCAATCGTCTGGCCGATGAGCTGA